In a single window of the Ramlibacter agri genome:
- a CDS encoding extracellular solute-binding protein, with product MRGLFIALGLLAAAPSWAAHAYAQFGDIKYPPGFAHWSYVNPDAPKGGEIRMVPPTTPTNYDKFNPFTLKGFEPPGEGDLLFDTLLTGNSDEPTTAYGLLAEDVAVAPDRLSATFRLNPKAKFQNGQPVLAADVVYSFKTLTSDKAAPQYRVYFGEVKGVTAVDERTVRFDFKQPNRELPLIVGGLPVFSRDWGRGKAFDEVVTEVPISSGPYKLADTRLGGRDVTYARDPNYWARDLPTRKGMYNFDRITFRIYLDDTARFEGFKAGEFDFMREFISRNWARQYYGKQFRSGDVVKRAFPNRNPGDFQGYIFNLRSPKFQDLRVRQALNYAFDFPWLNRNLFYNIYQRVDSYFPNSEFKAEGLPKPEELALLEPLRSQLRPEVFGPAPPMPTTEPPHSLRENLRHAQALLKEAGWTYRDGALRNAQGEEFTIEYLNDQPSGNRTVAPFEVALQKLGIRLIYRIVDASLAKQRMDQFQFELTSRRLVASVAPGSELLDRWGSKAAHTHGSSNIWGLADPAIDALLQKVIGAQTRPDLDAAMRSLDRVLRAGWYSIPQWYGSDFLVGYRPKRFVLPAVIPPYYDVHGWAMSTWWASPENR from the coding sequence AATCCCGACGCGCCCAAGGGCGGCGAAATCCGCATGGTCCCGCCGACCACGCCGACCAATTACGACAAGTTCAACCCGTTCACGCTGAAGGGCTTCGAACCGCCGGGCGAGGGCGACCTGCTGTTCGACACGCTGCTGACGGGCAACTCCGACGAGCCGACCACGGCCTACGGCCTGCTGGCCGAGGACGTGGCCGTCGCGCCCGACCGGCTTTCGGCCACCTTCCGGCTGAACCCGAAGGCCAAGTTCCAGAACGGCCAGCCGGTGCTGGCGGCCGACGTGGTGTACAGCTTCAAGACGCTGACCAGCGACAAGGCGGCTCCGCAGTACCGGGTGTACTTCGGCGAGGTCAAGGGCGTCACGGCGGTCGACGAGCGCACCGTGCGCTTCGACTTCAAGCAGCCGAACCGCGAGCTGCCCCTCATCGTGGGCGGCCTGCCCGTCTTCAGCCGCGACTGGGGCCGCGGCAAGGCCTTCGACGAAGTGGTGACGGAGGTGCCGATCTCTTCCGGCCCCTACAAGCTGGCCGACACCCGGCTGGGCGGCCGCGACGTCACCTATGCGCGCGACCCGAACTACTGGGCCCGCGACCTGCCCACCCGCAAGGGCATGTACAACTTCGACCGCATCACCTTCCGGATCTACCTGGACGACACGGCGCGCTTCGAGGGCTTCAAGGCCGGCGAGTTCGACTTCATGCGCGAGTTCATCTCGCGCAACTGGGCCCGCCAGTACTACGGCAAGCAGTTCAGGAGCGGCGACGTCGTCAAGCGCGCCTTCCCCAACCGCAACCCGGGCGACTTCCAGGGCTACATCTTCAACCTGCGCAGCCCGAAGTTCCAGGACCTCCGGGTGCGCCAGGCGCTGAACTACGCCTTCGACTTCCCCTGGCTGAACCGCAACCTGTTCTACAACATCTACCAGCGGGTCGACAGCTACTTCCCCAACTCCGAGTTCAAGGCGGAAGGCTTGCCGAAGCCGGAGGAGCTGGCCTTGCTGGAGCCTTTGCGTTCGCAATTGCGGCCCGAAGTGTTCGGCCCGGCGCCGCCGATGCCGACCACCGAGCCGCCCCACAGCCTGCGCGAAAACCTGCGCCACGCCCAGGCCTTGTTGAAGGAAGCCGGCTGGACCTACCGTGACGGCGCGCTGCGCAATGCGCAGGGCGAGGAGTTCACGATCGAGTACCTGAACGACCAGCCTTCCGGCAACCGCACGGTGGCGCCGTTCGAGGTTGCCCTGCAGAAGCTGGGCATCCGGCTGATCTACCGCATCGTCGACGCGTCGCTGGCCAAGCAGCGGATGGACCAGTTCCAGTTCGAGCTCACCTCGCGCCGGCTGGTGGCGAGCGTCGCGCCCGGCAGCGAACTGCTGGATCGCTGGGGCTCGAAGGCCGCGCATACGCATGGCTCCAGCAACATCTGGGGCCTGGCCGACCCGGCCATCGACGCGCTGCTGCAGAAGGTGATCGGCGCGCAGACCCGGCCGGACCTGGACGCGGCCATGCGCTCGCTGGACCGCGTGCTGCGGGCCGGCTGGTATTCGATCCCGCAGTGGTACGGCAGCGATTTCCTGGTCGGTTACCGGCCGAAGCGCTTCGTCCTGCCGGCGGTCATCCCGCCTTACTATGACGTGCACGGGTGGGCGATGTCGACTTGGTGGGCGTCGCCCGAGAACCGCTGA
- a CDS encoding microcin C ABC transporter permease YejB, whose protein sequence is MAAYILKRLLLMIPTLFGVLLLTFIVIQFVPGGPVEQMVATLQGQNSGGERAGGGGGLGGAGGYRGRQGIDEKQIAEIRKLYGFDKPPAERFVSMLGQFARFDLGQSFYQHKAVWQLVKEKMPVSISLGLWTFFISYGIAVPLGVAKAVRAGTRFDLATTLVVLVGYAIPGFVLGVALLVIFGGQLQWFPLRGLTSPDWAQMSLLGKVTDYLWHIVLPVTAMVFGSFAVTAMLTKNAFLEEIRKQYVLTARAKGLDERRVLWKHVFRNALIPIITGFPAAFIGAFFTGSLLIETLFSLDGLGLLSYESVIRRDYPVVLGTLYLFTLIGLVTKLVSDLSYVLVDPRVKFD, encoded by the coding sequence ATGGCTGCCTACATCCTCAAGCGCCTGCTGCTGATGATCCCGACCTTGTTCGGGGTGCTGCTGCTGACCTTCATCGTCATCCAGTTCGTCCCCGGCGGCCCGGTGGAACAGATGGTCGCCACCTTGCAGGGGCAGAACAGCGGTGGTGAACGCGCCGGCGGGGGCGGCGGCCTCGGCGGCGCGGGCGGCTACCGTGGCCGCCAGGGCATCGACGAAAAGCAGATCGCCGAAATCCGCAAGCTGTACGGCTTCGACAAGCCGCCGGCCGAACGCTTCGTCAGCATGCTGGGCCAGTTCGCCCGCTTCGACCTGGGCCAGAGCTTCTACCAGCACAAGGCGGTGTGGCAGCTGGTGAAGGAGAAGATGCCGGTCTCGATCAGCCTGGGGCTGTGGACCTTCTTCATCAGCTACGGCATCGCCGTGCCCCTGGGCGTGGCCAAGGCGGTGCGCGCCGGCACGCGCTTCGACCTGGCCACCACCTTGGTCGTGCTGGTGGGCTACGCCATCCCGGGCTTCGTGCTGGGGGTGGCCTTGCTGGTGATCTTCGGCGGCCAGCTGCAGTGGTTCCCCTTGCGAGGGCTGACCTCGCCGGACTGGGCGCAGATGAGCCTGCTGGGCAAGGTCACCGACTACCTGTGGCACATCGTGCTGCCGGTGACGGCCATGGTGTTCGGCAGCTTCGCGGTGACAGCGATGCTGACCAAGAACGCCTTCCTCGAGGAGATCCGCAAGCAATACGTGCTGACGGCGCGGGCCAAGGGCCTGGACGAGCGGCGGGTGCTGTGGAAGCACGTGTTCCGCAACGCGCTGATCCCCATCATCACCGGCTTCCCGGCTGCCTTCATCGGCGCCTTCTTCACCGGTTCACTGCTGATCGAGACCCTGTTCTCGCTCGACGGCCTGGGCCTCCTGAGCTACGAGAGCGTGATCCGGCGCGACTACCCGGTGGTGCTGGGCACGCTCTATCTCTTCACCCTGATCGGCCTGGTCACCAAGCTGGTCAGCGACCTCTCTTACGTGCTGGTGGACCCGCGTGTCAAATTTGATTGA
- a CDS encoding ABC transporter permease, protein MSPGGRAWVRFRRNRLGFVSLVVFVTLVVLSLFAEVLSNDKPLVVRYEGQFYFPIAKDYPETTFGGDFPTPTDYLDPFIRQKLKQGSNFALYPLNPYGPRTLNYFASQPNPAAPSRDNIFGTDDRGRDLLAQLIYGFRVSVLFGLALTVTGVLLGILTGAIQGFFGGKTDLSFQRFIEIWGSMPELYLLIIFSAVLSPSIGLLLVLLSLFGWMGLSDYVRAEFLRNRQMDYVRAAKALGVGNSRIMWKHILPNSMTPVVTFLPFRMSAAILALTSLDFLGLGVPPGTPSLGELLNQGKANLDAWWISLSTFGVLVVTLLLLTFMGDALRDALDPRKADA, encoded by the coding sequence ATGTCGCCGGGTGGGCGCGCCTGGGTGCGCTTCCGCCGCAACCGCCTGGGCTTCGTCAGCCTGGTGGTCTTCGTGACGCTGGTGGTGCTGAGCCTCTTCGCCGAGGTGCTGTCCAACGACAAGCCGCTGGTGGTGCGCTACGAAGGGCAGTTCTACTTCCCGATCGCGAAGGACTACCCGGAGACCACATTCGGCGGCGACTTCCCGACGCCCACCGACTACCTCGATCCGTTCATCCGGCAGAAGCTGAAGCAGGGCAGCAACTTCGCGCTCTATCCGCTCAACCCCTACGGGCCGCGGACGCTGAACTACTTCGCCAGCCAGCCCAACCCCGCCGCGCCGTCGCGCGACAACATCTTCGGCACCGACGACCGCGGCCGCGACCTGCTGGCGCAGTTGATCTACGGCTTCCGCGTCAGCGTGCTGTTCGGGCTCGCGCTCACGGTTACCGGCGTCTTGCTCGGGATCCTCACCGGCGCCATCCAGGGCTTCTTCGGCGGCAAGACCGACCTGAGCTTCCAGCGCTTCATCGAAATCTGGGGTTCGATGCCGGAGCTGTACCTGCTGATCATCTTCAGCGCGGTGCTATCGCCCAGCATCGGGCTGCTGCTGGTGCTGCTGTCGCTGTTCGGGTGGATGGGCCTGTCCGACTACGTGCGGGCCGAGTTCCTGCGCAACCGGCAGATGGACTACGTGCGCGCCGCCAAGGCGCTGGGCGTGGGCAACAGCCGGATCATGTGGAAGCACATCCTGCCGAACAGCATGACGCCGGTGGTGACCTTCCTGCCTTTCCGCATGAGCGCCGCCATCCTCGCGCTCACCTCGCTGGACTTCCTGGGCCTGGGCGTGCCGCCCGGCACGCCATCGCTCGGCGAACTCCTCAACCAGGGCAAGGCCAACCTCGATGCCTGGTGGATCTCGCTGTCCACTTTCGGGGTGCTGGTGGTGACCTTGCTGCTGCTCACCTTCATGGGCGACGCCTTGCGCGACGCGCTGGACCCCCGGAAAGCCGACGCATGA
- a CDS encoding ABC transporter ATP-binding protein, with protein sequence MTPLIEVKDLRVAFGNKEVVHGVDLTIAAGEKLALVGESGSGKTVTALSLVRLVQGASVTGSARMAPEQPGGAPIDLLQASERELLGIRGRDIAMIFQEPMTALNPLYTVGDQVAEVLQLKQGLTPRQAWQAAIEALAATGIPEPARRANNFPHQLSGGQRQRAMIAMALACRPRLLLADEPTTALDVTLRQQILELLADLQRQTGMAVLLITHDLNLVKRFADRVAVMESGHLVEEGAVAEVFRAPQHPYTRKLMESRPERDVPQPRSGEPTPMQAKDLRVVYPVPLSGFRGWFKKGEFVAVKGAEFEVPPGGTLGIVGESGSGKSTMALAALGLVPHRGELKVVGQEWGKGTAANRPIRKQVQVVFQDPFSSLSPRMTVEEIVGEGLLVHAPELSLSQRREQVIATLQDVGLAESQFPGLLQRYPHEFSGGQRQRLAIARALIVQPQLLVLDEPTSALDVTIQQQVLKLLQRLQRERGLSYLLITHDVDVIRAMAHEVLVMKEGEILESGTVDDVLAQPRNPYTRALVAAAT encoded by the coding sequence ATGACGCCTCTCATCGAAGTCAAGGACCTGCGCGTCGCCTTCGGCAACAAGGAGGTCGTGCATGGCGTCGACCTGACGATCGCGGCGGGCGAGAAGCTGGCGCTGGTCGGCGAATCCGGCTCGGGCAAGACGGTGACGGCGCTCAGCCTCGTGCGGCTGGTGCAGGGCGCGAGTGTCACCGGCTCGGCGCGCATGGCGCCCGAGCAGCCGGGTGGCGCGCCCATCGACCTGCTGCAGGCCTCCGAGCGCGAGCTGCTCGGCATCCGCGGGCGCGACATCGCCATGATCTTCCAGGAGCCGATGACGGCCCTGAACCCGCTGTACACCGTGGGCGACCAGGTGGCCGAGGTGCTGCAGCTGAAGCAGGGCCTGACGCCGCGCCAGGCCTGGCAGGCCGCCATCGAGGCGCTGGCTGCCACCGGCATTCCCGAGCCCGCGCGGCGCGCCAACAACTTCCCGCACCAGCTTTCGGGCGGCCAGCGCCAGCGCGCGATGATCGCGATGGCACTGGCCTGCCGGCCGCGCCTGCTGCTGGCCGACGAGCCGACGACGGCGCTGGACGTCACGCTGCGCCAGCAGATCCTGGAACTGCTGGCCGACCTGCAGCGCCAGACCGGCATGGCGGTGCTGCTGATCACGCACGACCTGAACCTGGTCAAGCGTTTCGCGGACCGGGTGGCGGTGATGGAAAGCGGGCACCTGGTGGAGGAAGGCGCGGTGGCCGAAGTGTTCCGCGCGCCGCAGCATCCGTACACGCGCAAGCTGATGGAAAGCCGACCGGAGCGCGACGTGCCGCAGCCCCGCAGCGGCGAGCCGACGCCGATGCAGGCCAAGGACCTGCGCGTGGTCTACCCGGTGCCGCTGTCCGGTTTCCGCGGCTGGTTCAAGAAGGGCGAGTTCGTCGCCGTCAAGGGCGCGGAGTTCGAGGTCCCGCCTGGCGGCACGCTGGGCATCGTCGGCGAATCCGGTTCCGGCAAATCGACCATGGCGCTCGCCGCGCTGGGCCTCGTGCCGCACCGCGGCGAGCTGAAGGTGGTGGGGCAGGAATGGGGCAAGGGCACGGCGGCGAACCGGCCCATCCGCAAGCAGGTGCAGGTGGTGTTCCAGGACCCGTTCTCCTCGCTGTCCCCGCGCATGACGGTGGAAGAGATCGTGGGCGAAGGGCTGCTGGTGCACGCGCCGGAGCTGTCGCTTTCGCAGCGGCGCGAACAGGTCATTGCCACGCTGCAGGACGTCGGCCTTGCGGAATCCCAGTTCCCCGGCCTGCTGCAGCGCTATCCGCACGAGTTCTCCGGCGGCCAGCGGCAGCGGCTGGCGATTGCGCGGGCGCTGATCGTGCAGCCGCAGCTGCTGGTGCTGGACGAGCCCACCAGCGCGCTGGACGTCACCATCCAGCAGCAGGTGCTGAAACTGCTGCAGCGCCTGCAGCGCGAACGCGGGCTGAGCTACCTGTTGATCACGCACGACGTGGACGTCATTCGCGCCATGGCGCATGAGGTGCTGGTGATGAAGGAAGGCGAGATCCTCGAATCGGGGACCGTCGACGACGTGCTGGCGCAGCCGCGCAACCCGTACACCCGCGCCCTGGTCGCCGCGGCCACCTGA
- a CDS encoding FAD binding domain-containing protein, with translation MIPSAFEYHAPTSLPDALALLGQFGDGAKLLAGGHSLLPMMKLRFAEPAHLIDLRRIPDLRGIVESGGEIHIGAMTTENEIVWSKLLADKLPLLVEGARAIADPQVRYRGTIGGDISHGDPGNDHPALMLALDASFVLRSARGERVVQADAFFQGLYATDMAPDEVLTRIRIPVPPPGTGWSYQKLKRKVGDFATAASAVLLRLQGGKVASASIALTNVATTPLKARDAENFLAGQALDEASLAEAARLAMAICDPVADQRGDADYKRAMAGEMTRRALLAASSRASH, from the coding sequence GTGATTCCAAGCGCTTTCGAATACCACGCGCCGACCAGCCTGCCTGACGCCCTTGCCTTGCTCGGGCAGTTCGGCGACGGCGCCAAGCTGCTCGCCGGCGGCCACAGCCTGCTGCCGATGATGAAGCTGCGCTTCGCGGAGCCGGCGCACCTGATCGACCTGCGCCGCATCCCGGACCTGCGCGGCATCGTCGAGTCCGGCGGCGAGATCCACATCGGCGCCATGACCACCGAGAACGAGATCGTCTGGTCCAAGCTGCTGGCCGACAAGCTGCCGCTGCTGGTGGAAGGCGCCCGCGCCATCGCCGATCCGCAGGTGCGCTACCGCGGCACCATCGGCGGCGACATCTCGCACGGCGACCCCGGCAACGACCATCCGGCGTTGATGCTCGCCCTCGACGCCTCCTTCGTGCTGCGCAGCGCGCGCGGCGAGCGCGTGGTGCAGGCCGACGCCTTCTTCCAGGGTCTCTATGCGACGGACATGGCGCCCGACGAGGTGCTGACGCGCATCCGCATCCCGGTGCCGCCGCCGGGCACGGGCTGGAGCTACCAGAAGCTGAAGCGCAAGGTCGGCGACTTCGCCACGGCCGCCTCCGCCGTGCTGCTGCGACTGCAAGGCGGGAAGGTGGCCAGCGCGAGCATCGCGCTGACCAACGTCGCGACGACGCCTTTGAAGGCCCGCGACGCCGAGAACTTCCTCGCCGGCCAGGCCCTGGACGAGGCGAGCCTGGCCGAAGCCGCACGCCTGGCCATGGCCATCTGCGACCCCGTCGCCGACCAGCGCGGTGACGCCGACTACAAGCGCGCGATGGCCGGCGAGATGACCCGCCGCGCGCTGCTTGCCGCCAGTTCCCGAGCCAGCCACTGA
- a CDS encoding (2Fe-2S)-binding protein — protein MAQKTMVSFRLNGKEADVAVEPRELLIHTLREKLLHTGPHIGCETSHCGACTVDLDGCSVKACTVLTVQCEGSEMLTVEGLEQGGVLHALQQAFHEEHGLQCGFCTPGMLTRAWRLLKENPDPSEEEIRYWLSGNLCRCTGYQNIVKAVQSAARKLAATAAA, from the coding sequence ATGGCCCAGAAGACGATGGTGTCGTTCCGCCTGAACGGCAAGGAAGCCGACGTCGCGGTCGAACCGCGCGAACTGCTGATCCACACCTTGCGCGAGAAACTGCTGCACACCGGCCCGCACATCGGCTGCGAGACCTCGCACTGCGGCGCCTGCACGGTGGACCTGGACGGCTGCTCGGTGAAGGCCTGCACGGTGCTCACGGTGCAGTGCGAGGGCAGCGAGATGCTGACCGTCGAAGGGCTGGAGCAGGGTGGCGTGCTGCACGCGCTGCAGCAGGCCTTCCACGAGGAGCATGGCCTGCAGTGCGGCTTCTGCACGCCGGGCATGCTGACGCGCGCCTGGCGGCTGCTGAAGGAGAACCCGGACCCGAGCGAGGAAGAGATCCGCTACTGGCTCTCCGGCAACCTGTGCCGCTGCACCGGCTACCAGAACATCGTGAAGGCGGTGCAGTCGGCGGCGCGCAAGCTGGCCGCGACCGCCGCTGCCTGA
- a CDS encoding aerobic carbon-monoxide dehydrogenase large subunit: MGDMSELHQREEALQGLGTSLLRKEDARFIRGQGSYVDDVKLPGMLFGALVRSPYAHARIKGINKDRALAAPGVVAVLTADDLKPVNLHWMPTLGGDVQAVLADQKVCFQLQEVAMVLATDRYAAADGAALVEVDYEELPAIVDPKKAMLPDAPVIREDIAEKKEVGHGPRTHPNHIFTWEAGNKDAADAAFAGAAITVKEEILNPRVHPCPLETCGCVASFNKPTGQLTVYLTSQAPHLVRTVLAMLSGIPESKIRVVSGDIGGGFGNKVPVYPGYVVAIVASIVTGVPIKWIESRIDNISTTGFARDYHCTGELAADADGRIKGLRFSALADHGAFNSHVSATKFPAGLFNICSGSYDIPNAYCRVDAVFTNKAPGGVAYRCSLRVTEAVYLIERMIDVLAQQVGVDKAEIRRRNFVQPEQFPYTTAFGWTMDSGNYPTALERVLKAVDYEGLRREQAEKRAKGELMGIGLSTFTEIVGAGPTKACDILGIGLFDSCEIRVHPTGAVIARLGTMSQGQGHATTYAQIIASELGLPASDIVVEEGDTDKAPYGAGTWGSRSTPVSGAATARASRKIKDKARQIAAHLLEVGEGDLDWEVDRFTVKGNPGQFKTMKEICMVSHTGNLPPGMEQGLNATAYYDPPNMTYPFGAYCCVVDIDKYTGEVKVRRFYALDDCGTRINPMIIEGQIHGGLTEAFAVAMGQQIPFDENGNHLGNSFMDYFLPTAVETPHWETDHTVTPCPHHPLGAKGVAESPHVGGIPCFSNAVIDAFSHLGVKHMDMPHSAYRVWQQCHALGLDQH, from the coding sequence ATGGGCGACATGTCCGAACTGCATCAAAGGGAAGAGGCCCTGCAAGGCCTCGGCACCTCGCTGCTGCGCAAGGAAGACGCGCGCTTCATCCGCGGCCAGGGCAGCTACGTCGACGACGTCAAGCTGCCGGGCATGCTGTTCGGCGCGCTGGTGCGCAGCCCCTACGCACATGCCCGCATCAAGGGCATCAACAAGGACAGGGCGCTGGCCGCGCCAGGCGTGGTGGCGGTGCTGACGGCCGACGACCTGAAGCCGGTCAACCTGCACTGGATGCCCACCCTGGGGGGCGACGTGCAGGCGGTGCTGGCCGACCAGAAGGTCTGCTTCCAGCTGCAGGAGGTGGCGATGGTGCTGGCCACCGACCGCTATGCCGCCGCCGATGGCGCGGCGCTGGTGGAAGTGGACTACGAGGAGCTGCCGGCGATCGTCGACCCGAAGAAGGCCATGCTCCCGGATGCGCCCGTCATCCGCGAGGACATCGCGGAGAAGAAGGAAGTGGGGCACGGGCCGCGCACCCACCCGAACCACATCTTCACCTGGGAAGCGGGCAACAAGGACGCGGCCGACGCCGCCTTCGCCGGTGCGGCGATCACGGTGAAGGAGGAGATCCTCAATCCGCGCGTGCACCCATGCCCGCTGGAAACCTGCGGCTGCGTGGCGTCCTTCAACAAGCCCACCGGCCAGCTGACGGTGTACCTGACCTCGCAGGCGCCGCACCTGGTGCGCACGGTGCTCGCCATGCTGTCCGGCATCCCGGAAAGCAAGATCCGCGTGGTCTCGGGCGACATCGGCGGCGGCTTCGGCAACAAGGTGCCGGTCTATCCGGGCTATGTCGTCGCCATCGTCGCTTCCATCGTGACCGGCGTGCCGATCAAGTGGATCGAATCGCGCATCGACAACATCTCCACGACCGGCTTCGCCCGCGACTACCACTGCACCGGCGAGCTGGCGGCGGACGCCGACGGCCGCATCAAGGGCTTGCGCTTCAGTGCACTAGCCGACCACGGCGCCTTCAATTCGCACGTGTCGGCCACCAAGTTCCCGGCCGGCCTGTTCAACATCTGCAGCGGCTCCTACGACATCCCCAACGCCTATTGCCGGGTGGACGCGGTCTTCACCAACAAGGCGCCGGGCGGCGTGGCCTACCGCTGCTCGCTGCGCGTGACCGAGGCGGTGTACCTGATCGAACGCATGATCGACGTGCTGGCGCAGCAGGTCGGCGTCGACAAGGCGGAGATCCGGCGGCGCAACTTCGTCCAGCCGGAACAGTTTCCGTACACCACCGCCTTCGGCTGGACCATGGACAGCGGCAACTACCCGACGGCGCTGGAGCGCGTGCTGAAGGCCGTGGACTATGAAGGCCTGCGGCGCGAGCAGGCCGAGAAGCGCGCGAAGGGCGAGCTGATGGGGATCGGCCTGTCCACCTTCACCGAGATCGTCGGCGCCGGGCCCACCAAGGCCTGCGACATCCTGGGCATCGGCCTTTTCGACAGTTGCGAGATCCGCGTGCATCCCACCGGCGCCGTCATCGCGCGCCTGGGCACCATGAGCCAGGGCCAGGGCCACGCGACGACCTACGCGCAGATCATCGCCAGCGAGCTGGGGCTGCCGGCCAGCGACATCGTGGTGGAAGAGGGCGACACCGACAAGGCGCCCTATGGCGCCGGCACCTGGGGCTCGCGCTCGACGCCAGTGTCGGGTGCGGCGACGGCCCGTGCCTCGCGCAAGATCAAGGACAAGGCGCGGCAGATCGCGGCGCACCTGCTGGAAGTGGGCGAGGGCGACCTCGATTGGGAAGTGGACCGCTTCACCGTCAAGGGCAACCCCGGCCAGTTCAAGACCATGAAGGAAATCTGCATGGTCTCGCACACCGGCAACCTGCCGCCGGGCATGGAGCAGGGCCTGAACGCCACGGCCTACTACGACCCGCCGAACATGACCTATCCCTTCGGCGCCTACTGCTGCGTGGTCGACATCGACAAGTACACCGGCGAGGTCAAGGTGCGGCGCTTCTATGCGCTGGACGACTGCGGCACCCGGATCAACCCGATGATCATCGAAGGCCAGATCCACGGTGGCCTGACCGAAGCCTTCGCCGTCGCCATGGGGCAGCAGATCCCGTTCGACGAGAACGGCAACCACCTGGGCAACAGCTTCATGGACTACTTCCTGCCCACCGCGGTGGAAACGCCGCACTGGGAAACGGACCACACCGTCACGCCTTGCCCGCACCACCCGCTGGGCGCCAAGGGCGTGGCGGAGTCGCCGCACGTGGGCGGCATCCCCTGCTTCAGCAACGCCGTCATCGACGCCTTCTCGCACCTGGGCGTCAAGCACATGGACATGCCGCACAGCGCCTACCGCGTCTGGCAGCAGTGCCATGCGCTGGGCCTGGACCAGCACTGA
- a CDS encoding SRPBCC family protein, with translation MKVEISRSFALPGSAEAGWAVLQDVEAVAGCMPGAQITQRIHDSHYKGTVAVKLGPASLSFRGEIEVKALDAGARSIRLLGRGTDATGTSGASMELAAHIEAVDGSSSRLVGTSEVSMSGKVATFGARLMGPVADQVLAQFAGNFAAKVQAQAAALPAAAAVAPPAEAKPLNGLALAWAMLREWLHSLFARRA, from the coding sequence ATGAAAGTCGAAATCTCCCGGAGCTTCGCGCTGCCCGGGTCCGCCGAGGCGGGCTGGGCCGTGCTGCAGGATGTGGAAGCCGTGGCCGGCTGCATGCCGGGCGCGCAGATCACGCAGCGCATCCACGACTCGCACTACAAGGGCACGGTGGCGGTGAAGCTGGGGCCGGCCAGCCTCAGCTTCCGCGGCGAGATCGAGGTGAAGGCGCTCGATGCCGGCGCCCGGTCCATCCGCCTGCTCGGGCGCGGCACCGACGCCACCGGCACCTCGGGCGCGTCGATGGAACTGGCCGCGCACATCGAGGCGGTCGACGGCAGCTCGAGCCGGCTGGTGGGCACGAGCGAAGTCTCCATGAGCGGCAAGGTCGCCACCTTCGGCGCGCGCCTCATGGGGCCAGTGGCGGACCAGGTGCTGGCGCAGTTCGCGGGCAACTTCGCCGCCAAGGTGCAGGCGCAGGCCGCCGCCCTGCCCGCAGCCGCCGCTGTCGCGCCACCGGCCGAGGCGAAGCCGCTCAATGGCCTGGCGCTCGCCTGGGCCATGCTGCGCGAGTGGCTCCATTCGCTGTTCGCGCGGAGAGCATGA
- a CDS encoding AAA family ATPase, with protein MNDRLAEVTGLQQALAEAGYIAEPALAAALLLMQDLGRPLLLEGDAGVGKTEVAKALAAVRATRLIRLQCYEGLDAHAALYEWNYQRQLLAIKLLEQDARSVAEKEQDIFSERYLLKRPLLEAISCEQPPVLLIDEVDRADEAFEAYLLELLSDFQLSIPELGTVHAISRPVVVITSNGTRELSDALRRRCLYQYLDYPDYEKELAIVRLKAPQAAPALARQVVAFVQAVRRMELQKKPGIAETLDWTASLLRLGISVIEKDGAERILQTLGALVKTREDRAAFPREAVARLAAAC; from the coding sequence ATGAACGACCGCCTCGCCGAGGTCACGGGCCTGCAGCAGGCACTGGCCGAGGCGGGCTACATCGCCGAGCCCGCGCTGGCGGCGGCGCTGCTGCTGATGCAGGACCTGGGCCGGCCGCTGCTGCTGGAAGGCGATGCCGGTGTCGGCAAGACCGAGGTCGCGAAGGCGCTGGCCGCCGTGCGCGCCACGCGCCTGATCCGCCTGCAATGCTACGAAGGGCTGGACGCGCACGCCGCGCTCTACGAATGGAACTACCAGCGCCAGCTGCTCGCGATCAAGCTGCTGGAACAGGACGCGCGCAGCGTCGCCGAGAAGGAGCAGGACATCTTCTCCGAGCGCTACCTGCTCAAGCGCCCGCTGCTGGAGGCGATCAGCTGCGAGCAGCCGCCGGTGCTGCTGATCGACGAGGTGGACCGCGCCGACGAAGCTTTCGAGGCCTACCTGCTGGAGCTGCTGTCGGATTTCCAGCTGTCGATCCCCGAACTGGGCACGGTGCATGCCATCAGCCGGCCGGTCGTGGTGATCACTTCCAACGGCACCCGCGAACTGTCGGACGCGCTGCGGCGCCGCTGCCTCTACCAGTACCTGGACTATCCGGACTACGAGAAGGAGCTGGCCATCGTGCGCCTGAAGGCGCCGCAGGCTGCGCCGGCGCTGGCGCGCCAGGTGGTGGCCTTCGTGCAGGCCGTACGCCGCATGGAGCTGCAGAAGAAGCCTGGCATCGCCGAGACGCTGGACTGGACGGCCTCGCTGCTGCGCCTGGGCATCTCGGTCATCGAGAAGGACGGTGCCGAGCGCATCCTGCAGACGCTCGGTGCCCTGGTGAAGACGCGCGAGGATCGCGCGGCCTTTCCGCGCGAGGCGGTCGCGCGCCTGGCGGCTGCATGTTGA